The proteins below are encoded in one region of Candidatus Gracilibacteria bacterium:
- a CDS encoding DUF58 domain-containing protein, whose protein sequence is MKHLIYFRSAQEGTHMNEVGSRRIRGQSSEIRGIRGYSIGDDPRDIAWKKGTGTENLYTKERESSLHPKVYLISLLDEKYSDFSTQENSQTKQDFLTRMREEIQESAQVLRFPFLELSPENDSLTEMRIEKSIILILGDIDSIHGIEKFSHVSRNNDVIFLFLLHPEELSPSHIFESKKVKSSYREALEKLQAETEKQARNHNIEFLPCTTEDMPSLLLNNFFKYRYV, encoded by the coding sequence ATGAAGCATCTCATCTATTTTCGCTCCGCCCAAGAGTGAACACACATGAATGAAGTTGGCTCTCGCCGAATCCGCGGGCAATCCAGTGAGATTCGATGAATCCGATGATATAGCATCGGAGATGATCCGCGCGATATTGCCTGGAAAAAATGAACAGGAACAGAAAATCTCTACACCAAAGAACGAGAATCTTCTCTCCATCCGAAAGTCTATCTTATTTCCCTTCTCGATGAGAAATATTCAGATTTCTCAACACAAGAAAATTCTCAGACAAAACAAGATTTTCTCACACGAATGCGAGAAGAAATACAGGAAAGTGCTCAGGTATTACGATTCCCATTTTTAGAACTTTCTCCAGAAAATGATTCTCTCACAGAAATGAGAATCGAAAAAAGCATTATCTTGATTCTCGGTGATATCGATAGTATTCATGGCATAGAAAAATTCTCTCATGTATCGAGAAACAATGATGTTATTTTTCTTTTTCTTCTGCACCCAGAAGAGCTTTCTCCGAGTCATATTTTCGAGTCAAAAAAAGTAAAATCTTCATACCGCGAGGCACTCGAAAAACTTCAAGCTGAAACAGAAAAACAGGCAAGAAATCATAATATAGAATTCCTCCCTTGCACCACTGAAGATATGCCATCGCTTTTGTTGAATAATTTTTTCAAATACCGATATGTATAA
- the dprA gene encoding DNA-processing protein DprA produces the protein MYNAQKLALVCLLQSGFTHNDLKNLFLEEGENTPELVWEGVKNEDISADIPEERKKKILEKSKKVKVEEIDEILIKRDIQIIDMHDAEYPDRLKTIGHAPFFLFVRGTLRSDMPLIGIVGSRKSTNYAERILEKIIPDTILARVGVISGGATGVDSMAHHITLENNGYTIAVFGTGIDRCYPAGNKTLFEKILSHGGALISHFPLGTGPEVYNFPIRNEIVAALSSGILIPEAALSSGTLITAQLALEHGRDVFAVPGDIDRATSEGSNMLIATGQAKCVRCSGDILEEYFDLKSIGAGITPIVKTPPTFENETEKILYEAIENGNDSVDLLLAHTQIPMSDILVNLAMLEIRGHITLSQMGRYEIV, from the coding sequence ATGTATAATGCTCAGAAATTGGCGCTCGTATGCCTTCTCCAATCTGGATTCACTCACAATGATCTGAAGAATCTCTTCCTCGAAGAATGAGAGAATACTCCAGAACTCGTCTGGGAATGAGTGAAAAATGAAGATATATCAGCTGATATTCCTGAGGAGAGAAAAAAGAAAATCCTCGAAAAATCGAAGAAAGTAAAAGTAGAAGAAATCGATGAAATTCTCATAAAAAGAGATATCCAAATCATTGATATGCACGATGCGGAATACCCAGATCGTCTCAAAACTATTGGACATGCCCCATTTTTTCTCTTTGTACGAGGAACTCTCCGTTCCGATATGCCGCTCATCGGCATTGTCGGATCACGAAAGAGTACGAACTATGCCGAACGGATTCTCGAAAAAATCATCCCAGATACTATACTTGCCAGGGTATGAGTGATTAGTGGATGAGCGACTGGTGTAGATAGTATGGCACATCATATCACGCTCGAGAATAACGGTTATACGATTGCTGTTTTTGGTACAGGAATTGATCGTTGTTATCCTGCAGGAAACAAGACTCTCTTCGAGAAGATTCTCTCTCATTGAGGCGCACTGATTTCGCATTTTCCACTCGGAACAGGACCAGAAGTATACAACTTCCCTATCCGCAATGAGATCGTCGCGGCACTCTCGAGTGGTATCCTGATTCCTGAAGCGGCACTCTCGAGTGGCACACTCATCACAGCACAACTCGCACTCGAGCACGGACGTGATGTATTCGCTGTTCCTGGAGATATCGACCGCGCAACCAGTGAGGGTTCCAATATGCTCATCGCGACAGGACAAGCGAAATGTGTCCGCTGTTCTGGAGATATTCTGGAAGAATATTTCGACCTCAAGAGTATCGGTGCCGGTATAACCCCAATCGTGAAGACACCACCGACATTCGAGAACGAGACGGAGAAAATCCTCTATGAAGCAATCGAAAATGGAAATGATTCGGTCGACCTCCTTCTCGCTCATACACAGATCCCAATGAGTGATATTCTCGTGAATCTCGCTATGCTCGAGATACGATGACATATCACACTGAGCCAGATGGGACGATATGAGATAGTCTAA
- a CDS encoding S-layer homology domain-containing protein: MRRFLLFILGTLFLWNTVSAKELPFTDVQKTDNFYEGVQNLYNFGIISDDGSHLFRPADPINRDILVSIATRVSCGDCLTPEGSEYRESSFVDLDKSNPYYSCIAYASEKNIIQGYSLNADGSFTCENGEKYTSSPFCETNKTSRIEAAAILLRQAQLWDDAKNTGYIKKINITDVSDYWQGYAEKGIAAGILTLGSDNSIHPNDLISRGEFAMMAGKMLTFNQCRAPENHENTTDSDGDSMNDDVDLCIMVQGPASNNGCPVIKIGGYGNIVDTLLRGEWGGASGGNDSDGDGIIDSQDFCMNSSGSTLYHGCSSASILSGITKNKCLNNQLNTRGLMIATPVCNTCPCENSIDMVSLARTCDVLFPAILSPDQSNIYARGGFYQIQ, from the coding sequence ATGCGACGTTTTCTCTTATTCATCTTATGAACTCTGTTCCTCTGGAATACCGTTTCCGCGAAGGAATTGCCTTTTACAGATGTTCAGAAAACCGATAACTTCTACGAATGAGTACAGAATCTCTATAATTTTGGGATTATTTCCGATGATGGAAGTCATCTCTTCAGGCCTGCTGATCCTATCAATCGTGATATACTCGTAAGTATAGCGACTCGTGTCTCGTGCGGAGATTGTCTCACACCAGAGGGTTCTGAGTATCGAGAGAGTTCGTTTGTTGATCTCGACAAATCGAATCCGTATTATTCTTGTATCGCTTATGCGAGTGAGAAAAATATTATCCAGTGATATAGTCTGAACGCTGATGGAAGCTTCACGTGTGAAAACGGAGAAAAATATACGAGTAGTCCTTTCTGTGAAACCAATAAAACTTCTCGCATCGAAGCAGCAGCAATACTCTTGCGCCAGGCACAACTCTGGGATGATGCGAAAAATACAGGATATATAAAGAAAATCAATATCACGGATGTTAGCGACTATTGGCAAGGATATGCTGAAAAGTGAATTGCCGCAGGAATCCTCACACTCTGATCTGACAATAGCATTCATCCAAACGATTTGATTTCTCGTGGAGAATTCGCGATGATGGCAGGGAAAATGCTCACGTTCAACCAATGTCGAGCACCAGAGAATCACGAAAATACAACCGATAGCGATGGCGATAGCATGAATGATGATGTTGACCTCTGTATCATGGTACAATGACCGGCAAGCAATAATGGATGTCCTGTGATAAAAATCGGATGATATGGAAATATCGTGGATACCTTGCTCAGATGAGAATGGTGAGGAGCTTCGGGATGAAATGATAGTGATGGCGATGGTATTATTGATAGCCAGGATTTCTGTATGAACTCTTCAGGAAGTACTCTGTATCATGGATGTTCGAGTGCCTCAATCCTCAGTGGAATCACGAAGAATAAATGTCTCAACAATCAACTCAACACAAGAGGACTCATGATCGCAACTCCTGTTTGCAATACGTGTCCGTGTGAGAATTCTATCGATATGGTGAGCCTCGCACGCACCTGTGATGTTCTCTTTCCTGCCATTCTCTCACCAGACCAGAGCAATATCTACGCTCGATGAGGATTCTATCAGATTCAATAA
- a CDS encoding NUDIX hydrolase → MLFPAVVRAFIFNPEGQILLTQHQENTPWVLPGGHVEKDESLHDAMLREVREEFNIAARFFEIDDTEILHHKGKKLNHHPLPVAIYDLEYKNAEGKDKSRTEYIFLMETDDTINSTQVEEIHDYKWFEVEDILSMKPNIEGYDFMIEMLEKIVGDEDDEE, encoded by the coding sequence ATGTTATTCCCTGCTGTTGTCCGTGCTTTTATATTCAATCCTGAAGGTCAGATTCTCCTCACGCAACACCAGGAAAATACTCCATGGGTTCTTCCAGGTGGCCACGTCGAGAAAGATGAGTCGCTCCATGATGCTATGTTGCGAGAAGTTCGAGAAGAATTCAATATTGCAGCCCGATTTTTCGAAATCGATGATACAGAAATCCTCCACCACAAAGGAAAGAAACTCAACCACCATCCACTCCCCGTTGCCATCTATGACCTTGAGTACAAGAATGCGGAAGGAAAGGATAAATCCAGAACCGAATATATTTTTCTCATGGAAACAGATGATACTATCAATTCAACTCAAGTTGAGGAAATCCATGACTATAAATGGTTCGAAGTCGAAGATATCCTCTCCATGAAGCCGAATATCGAAGGATATGATTTCATGATAGAGATGCTCGAGAAAATCGTTGGAGATGAAGATGATGAAGAATAG